A stretch of the Kroppenstedtia eburnea genome encodes the following:
- a CDS encoding GNAT family N-acetyltransferase has product MFAQRVRDELSLRWLEPYHGEAPFRLIDASREHLRPWFPRMDSTREPKDTEEFIREALRGMAEGREAHFGIWVGGQIAGVTGAHTIHRLNRHAEIGYWLGQDFEGRGIMTASAAVLLDYLVEERGLHRIEARCAAGNDRSRRVMERLGMRREGTLREGERLADGTYDDTLVYGILASEWKERRGTR; this is encoded by the coding sequence ATGTTTGCACAGAGGGTGAGGGATGAGCTGAGTCTCCGCTGGTTGGAGCCGTACCATGGTGAAGCGCCGTTTCGTCTGATCGACGCCAGCCGGGAACATCTCCGTCCCTGGTTTCCCCGGATGGATTCCACGCGGGAGCCGAAGGATACAGAGGAGTTTATCCGTGAGGCCCTTCGCGGGATGGCCGAGGGGCGGGAGGCCCATTTCGGGATCTGGGTGGGTGGACAGATCGCCGGGGTGACGGGGGCCCATACCATCCATCGGCTCAACCGCCACGCCGAGATCGGGTACTGGTTGGGACAAGACTTTGAGGGAAGAGGGATTATGACCGCCTCTGCCGCAGTCCTGCTGGATTATCTGGTGGAAGAGAGAGGGCTTCACCGGATCGAAGCCCGCTGTGCGGCAGGGAATGACCGCAGCCGTCGGGTGATGGAACGCCTCGGCATGCGCCGGGAAGGGACCCTCAGGGAAGGGGAGCGCCTGGCGGACGGCACCTATGACGATACATTGGTCTACGGGATCCTGGCTTCGGAGTGGAAGGAGAGGAGGGGTACCCGATGA
- a CDS encoding DUF3179 domain-containing (seleno)protein → MGEFDGSRFMKFKAEPFNTKGSELLKNAVGAGTLKEEDTVLVVERGGERLSFWMYQMTTHHVAQGSLGGLPYLVNYCALCHSATAMVPVIDGEVHHFSCVGILNGMAILEDRETGSYWDIQGECVEGPLKGRKMESLLLGQMTARQALKQWPDISLALPEQTWIQRWLMQPAKNFFGRHGIFPPFIKRTLVRRDTRLPDMMSGVGIMTDQTKRFYPIQEIKKAGGEIRDTLDGRPVMISLDEDGFPDVSYTDATDGDDVPLYLYARWYGFSLTYCDCEIYQGERDESVAS, encoded by the coding sequence GTGGGGGAATTTGATGGTTCCCGATTCATGAAGTTTAAGGCGGAACCCTTTAACACCAAAGGCTCAGAGCTGTTGAAAAATGCCGTGGGCGCAGGTACGCTGAAAGAAGAGGATACTGTGCTGGTGGTGGAACGGGGCGGCGAGCGGCTCTCCTTCTGGATGTACCAGATGACCACCCATCATGTGGCACAGGGAAGTCTGGGCGGGTTGCCCTATTTGGTGAACTACTGTGCCCTCTGTCACAGCGCAACCGCCATGGTCCCCGTAATCGACGGCGAGGTGCATCACTTCTCCTGCGTGGGGATTCTCAACGGGATGGCCATCCTGGAAGATCGGGAGACGGGATCCTACTGGGACATCCAAGGAGAGTGTGTCGAAGGTCCTTTAAAAGGGCGGAAGATGGAGAGCCTGCTCCTGGGACAGATGACGGCGAGACAAGCTTTGAAACAGTGGCCCGACATCTCCCTGGCATTGCCGGAGCAAACTTGGATCCAACGCTGGCTCATGCAACCGGCGAAAAACTTCTTCGGACGACACGGAATCTTTCCTCCCTTTATCAAAAGGACACTGGTCCGACGGGACACCCGACTGCCGGACATGATGAGCGGAGTGGGAATTATGACTGACCAGACGAAAAGGTTTTACCCGATTCAGGAGATTAAAAAGGCTGGCGGGGAAATCCGGGATACCTTGGACGGACGTCCGGTGATGATCTCCCTCGATGAGGATGGTTTCCCGGATGTCAGTTACACGGATGCCACCGATGGGGATGATGTCCCGCTCTACTTGTATGCCAGGTGGTACGGTTTTTCCCTGACTTACTGTGATTGCGAGATTTATCAGGGGGAGCGGGATGAATCCGTCGCCTCCTGA
- a CDS encoding nitroreductase family protein encodes MKSVSEAIQNRRSIRQYVQEPIPQADLEEILRLTSLAPSAWNVQPWRFIVVTHPDKKLELQAAANNQKQVGNAPAVIVVVSDMEDVLANPREFAHPEMSEEEKDRLVGTIQNTFGSQSVEQRGQWAVAQTYISLGFLLLAAQEKGYDTSAMLGFDAGKVKALFQLPDHVRIAALVALGKGTEPGRPHHRHSLDRIATFV; translated from the coding sequence ATGAAATCCGTTTCAGAAGCGATCCAAAACCGACGCAGTATCCGTCAGTATGTACAGGAACCCATTCCCCAAGCAGACCTGGAAGAAATCCTCCGCCTGACGAGTCTGGCTCCCAGCGCCTGGAATGTTCAGCCTTGGCGCTTTATCGTGGTGACCCACCCGGATAAAAAGTTGGAACTCCAAGCAGCAGCCAACAATCAAAAACAAGTGGGCAATGCGCCGGCGGTGATTGTGGTGGTCAGTGACATGGAGGACGTGCTCGCCAACCCCCGGGAGTTCGCCCATCCCGAAATGTCCGAGGAGGAAAAAGATCGCCTCGTCGGCACCATCCAAAACACCTTCGGTTCCCAAAGTGTGGAGCAACGGGGACAGTGGGCGGTAGCGCAAACGTACATAAGTTTGGGATTCCTGTTGCTCGCCGCCCAGGAAAAAGGGTATGACACCTCTGCCATGTTGGGCTTTGATGCCGGGAAAGTAAAAGCTCTCTTCCAACTGCCGGACCATGTCCGAATCGCGGCACTGGTGGCCTTGGGCAAAGGAACGGAACCCGGACGTCCCCATCACCGGCATTCTCTGGATCGCATTGCCACTTTTGTTTGA
- a CDS encoding inositol monophosphatase family protein, with product MKSIPEGEGETLQDTLQTARRVAAEAAMAAGRLARERFFGGWTRREKGNRGDWVTDVDLKADHLIVDRIRQHFPDHQVRSEEQGTVGPESDWLWYVDPLDGTNNYAMGLPVYGVSITLLHRRRPVLGVIYDSPLDRLYIAEKGKGAQCGEASLQLNKGDSLAKMTVGWIQGHQVGNDPAAGILRQLMDRKFKRVLRLWAPSLLWCMLARGDLDGIILYNSEGEDLYAGLLMAKEAGAAVVDYQGNPFTVMNPEPYLIACHPDYMEEFLALVSEGREGDAGDVCTEGEG from the coding sequence ATGAAGTCCATTCCTGAAGGGGAGGGAGAGACGTTGCAGGATACACTTCAAACCGCTCGCAGAGTGGCGGCGGAGGCGGCGATGGCGGCGGGGCGCCTCGCCAGGGAACGGTTTTTCGGCGGATGGACCCGACGGGAAAAAGGGAACCGGGGGGACTGGGTGACGGATGTGGATTTGAAAGCGGATCATCTCATCGTGGACCGGATCCGGCAACACTTTCCGGATCATCAAGTGAGGAGCGAGGAGCAGGGAACCGTCGGTCCGGAGAGCGATTGGCTCTGGTATGTGGATCCGCTGGACGGGACCAACAATTATGCCATGGGACTTCCCGTCTACGGGGTGAGTATCACATTGCTTCACCGACGCCGGCCGGTATTGGGTGTCATCTATGATTCCCCGCTGGACCGGTTGTACATCGCGGAAAAAGGAAAAGGAGCCCAATGCGGGGAGGCTTCTCTCCAGCTGAACAAGGGTGACTCCCTTGCCAAGATGACAGTGGGCTGGATCCAGGGACACCAAGTGGGGAATGATCCCGCCGCCGGGATCTTGAGACAACTGATGGACCGAAAATTTAAACGGGTCCTGCGGCTGTGGGCTCCTTCACTTCTGTGGTGCATGTTGGCCCGGGGGGATTTGGACGGGATCATCCTGTATAACTCCGAAGGGGAGGATCTCTACGCGGGTCTCCTGATGGCCAAAGAAGCGGGAGCCGCCGTGGTCGATTACCAGGGAAACCCCTTCACCGTGATGAATCCGGAACCCTATTTGATCGCCTGTCATCCAGATTATATGGAAGAGTTTCTTGCGCTGGTCAGTGAGGGAAGAGAGGGGGATGCAGGGGATGTTTGCACAGAGGGTGAGGGATGA
- a CDS encoding DUF3179 domain-containing (seleno)protein, producing the protein MCHTGTSMVPLIDGEEHHFFCVGVYNGLAVLMDRETRSYWNHITGECVHGPLKGEKMEMLLLGQMTAGQALDQWPDLQLALSKQPPFRRFVLQPLMNFFGRFGIYPPGFKGTIIKRDRRLPDMKSGVGIMTSQVQRFYPINVIEQAGGELRDTLVGRPVVISVDEDGFPEVHYEDTEDPQDVPQHLFTRWYGFALTYPNCEIYGEDPS; encoded by the coding sequence ATCTGTCACACCGGAACCAGTATGGTTCCTCTCATAGATGGCGAGGAGCATCATTTTTTCTGTGTCGGTGTCTACAACGGCCTGGCGGTTTTGATGGACCGGGAGACCCGCTCCTATTGGAACCATATCACCGGGGAGTGTGTCCATGGGCCGTTGAAGGGGGAGAAGATGGAGATGCTCCTCCTGGGGCAGATGACCGCAGGACAAGCCTTGGATCAATGGCCCGATCTCCAACTGGCTCTGTCAAAGCAACCCCCGTTCCGCCGGTTCGTACTCCAGCCCCTGATGAACTTTTTCGGCCGGTTCGGGATTTATCCCCCGGGATTCAAGGGAACGATCATCAAACGGGATCGCCGCTTGCCGGATATGAAAAGCGGAGTGGGGATCATGACTTCCCAGGTGCAACGTTTCTATCCGATCAACGTCATTGAACAGGCGGGAGGCGAGCTTCGGGATACCCTGGTAGGTCGCCCGGTGGTGATTTCAGTCGATGAGGACGGATTCCCGGAAGTTCATTACGAAGATACAGAAGATCCGCAGGATGTTCCCCAGCACTTATTCACCCGGTGGTACGGTTTTGCACTCACATATCCCAATTGCGAAATTTACGGTGAAGACCCATCATGA
- a CDS encoding S8 family peptidase, whose product MRRFLVLVAILALAAGMFISPGMDVNAAGKEKATPYVDGQIIVKFKDKGVTTAAESNAHKKLNAQVIQRNDHQKTGYELVKVKGSVEEAVKAYEKNPNVEYAEPNYIVKTQWTPNDPYFSSQQYGPQIMKAESAWDVTRSSSSVRIAIVDTGVQANHPDLSGKVINGYDFVDRDWNPNDLNGHGTHCAGIAAASTNNGTGIAGMAPNASIYAVRVLDANGSGSLNNVADGIVHAADNGAKVISLSLGSTGTSSTLENAVNYAWNKGSVVVAAAGNAGNTVRNYPAAYSNAIAVASTDRNDRKSSFSTYGSWVDVAAPGSDIYSTYPTSRYASLSGTSMATPHVAGVAGLLASQGRSNSNIRAAIQNSADRISGTGSYWIHGRVNANSAVRY is encoded by the coding sequence ATGAGACGCTTTCTGGTTTTAGTGGCCATCCTGGCTCTCGCCGCGGGGATGTTCATCTCCCCCGGCATGGATGTGAACGCCGCCGGTAAAGAGAAGGCCACCCCCTATGTGGATGGACAGATCATCGTCAAGTTCAAGGATAAAGGTGTGACCACCGCCGCTGAATCCAATGCCCACAAAAAACTGAACGCCCAGGTGATCCAACGGAACGACCACCAAAAGACCGGCTATGAGCTGGTTAAGGTGAAGGGTTCCGTGGAAGAGGCGGTCAAAGCCTACGAGAAAAACCCCAATGTGGAGTATGCCGAGCCCAACTACATCGTGAAAACTCAATGGACTCCAAACGACCCCTATTTCAGTTCCCAGCAGTACGGACCGCAGATCATGAAGGCGGAGTCCGCCTGGGACGTCACCCGCAGCTCCAGCAGTGTCCGGATCGCCATCGTGGACACCGGAGTTCAGGCCAACCACCCCGATCTGTCCGGCAAAGTGATCAACGGGTACGACTTTGTGGACCGGGACTGGAATCCCAATGACCTGAACGGCCACGGCACCCACTGCGCCGGGATTGCCGCCGCCTCCACCAACAACGGCACCGGAATCGCCGGGATGGCTCCCAATGCCTCCATCTACGCAGTCCGCGTGTTGGATGCCAACGGCAGCGGATCTCTGAACAATGTGGCTGATGGTATCGTCCACGCCGCCGACAATGGCGCCAAAGTGATCAGCCTCAGCCTGGGCAGCACCGGTACCAGCAGCACGCTGGAAAACGCTGTGAACTACGCCTGGAACAAAGGATCCGTGGTTGTCGCCGCCGCCGGTAACGCCGGCAACACCGTCAGAAACTACCCTGCCGCCTATTCCAATGCCATCGCCGTGGCGTCCACTGATCGCAACGACCGCAAATCTTCCTTCTCCACCTATGGTTCCTGGGTGGATGTGGCCGCTCCCGGTTCTGACATCTACTCCACCTACCCGACCAGCCGCTACGCTTCCCTGAGCGGAACCTCGATGGCCACGCCTCATGTCGCCGGTGTGGCAGGTCTGCTGGCTTCCCAGGGACGGAGCAACAGCAACATCCGGGCAGCCATCCAGAACAGCGCCGACCGTATCAGCGGAACGGGCAGCTACTGGATTCACGGGCGGGTCAACGCCAACAGCGCTGTTCGCTACTGA
- a CDS encoding TspO/MBR family protein: protein MRRKWVSLIIFFMVSFGVFGLGAAITDLGPGTWYDQLQKPWFHPPQGAFRPVWLLLHFLIVVSGWRVWLQRDTAERRYALLFWMIQLALLLLWVWLFFSHHLIGGALLESLVLWFFIGSFVIAAWRVDRAASVLFLPYWFWISFTALLNLGIWWRN, encoded by the coding sequence TTGAGACGGAAATGGGTTTCCCTGATCATCTTTTTCATGGTGAGCTTCGGAGTGTTCGGGCTGGGAGCAGCGATCACGGATCTGGGGCCGGGAACCTGGTACGATCAGTTGCAGAAACCATGGTTTCACCCGCCGCAGGGGGCCTTCAGACCGGTCTGGCTCCTTCTTCACTTCCTGATCGTGGTATCCGGGTGGCGGGTCTGGCTGCAACGGGATACGGCGGAACGTAGATACGCCCTGTTGTTCTGGATGATCCAGTTGGCTCTCCTCCTGTTGTGGGTGTGGCTCTTTTTCTCCCATCATTTGATCGGAGGGGCGCTGTTGGAGAGCCTGGTGCTTTGGTTTTTCATCGGCTCCTTTGTGATCGCCGCTTGGAGAGTCGACCGGGCGGCCTCCGTCCTGTTTCTCCCATATTGGTTCTGGATCAGCTTCACCGCATTGTTAAACCTGGGCATCTGGTGGCGAAATTGA